In Phaseolus vulgaris cultivar G19833 chromosome 10, P. vulgaris v2.0, whole genome shotgun sequence, a single genomic region encodes these proteins:
- the LOC137819167 gene encoding non-specific phospholipase C4-like, producing the protein MSSRSGGSAWPYPIKTIVVLVQENRSFDHMLGWMKSLNPEIDGVTGSESNPISTLEPSSNRVYFSDKSDFVEPDPGHTVEDVYEQVFGEPWSESSTRKKVSARMEGFAQNSVKQKKGSTAETVMNGYKPDLLPVYRELVKEFAVCDRWFASVPGPTQPNRLYVHSATSYGLTTQDTQKLIGGLPQKTIFDSLDENGFSFGIYYQYPPSTLFYRNLRKVKYIDNFHLFDLKFKKHCEEGRLENYVVIEQRYFELLSVAANDDHPSHDVGEGQRFVKEVYEALRTSPQWNEILFVITYDEHGGFYDHVPTPVDGVPNPDDIAGPAPFKFQFDRLGVRVPTIIISPWIQAGKVLHEPSGPFPTSQYEHSSIPATVKKIFNLPQFLTKRDAWAGTFENLLSLTTPRTDCPVKMPEPVKLREVGGDENAELSEFQEELIYMTATLNGDHNKSTYPKLTQNLTVSEAVKYCEDAFQTFLNECEKAKQSRIDGSEIVHCAKPHTAPQSKTFLHNIFSCLLCKD; encoded by the exons ATGTCTTCAAGATCTGGTGGTAGTGCATGGCCTTACCCCATCAAAACGATCGTCGTTTTGGTTCAAGAAAACCGTTCATTTGACCACATGTTGGGTTGGATGAAGTCCCTCAACCCGGAAATCGATGGGGTCACCGGTTCGGAGTCAAACCCGATTTCCACCTTGGAGCCAAGCTCGAACCGGGTTTATTTTTCCGACAAGTCTGATTTTGTTGAACCGGACCCGGGTCACACGGTCGAGGATGTGTACGAGCAAGTTTTCGGCGAGCCATGGAGCGAGTCCTCGACGAGAAAGAAAGTGTCGGCGAGAATGGAAGGGTTCGCCCAAAACTCGGTGAAGCAAAAGAAGGGATCAACGGCGGAGACGGTGATGAACGGGTACAAACCGGATCTTTTACCGGTTTATAGAGAGTTGGTTAAGGAGTTTGCGGTGTGTGATCGGTGGTTTGCTTCGGTTCCCGGTCCGACCCAACCGAACCGGCTCTACGTTCACTCTGCGACGTCGTATGGGTTGACCACTCAGGACACGCAGAAACTCATTGGAGGTTTACCACAGAAGACTATATTTGATTCTTTGGACGAAAATGGGTTCAGTTTTGGAATATATTACCAATACCCACCATCCACTCTTTTTTATAG AAACCTGAGGAAAGTGAAATACATAGACAACTTTCATTTGTTTGATTTAAAGTTCAAGAAGCATTGTGAAGAAGGGAGATTGGAAAACTACGTGGTGATTGAGCAAAGATATTTTGAGTTGTTATCAGTGGCAGCAAATGATGATCATCCATCTCATGATGTTGGTGAGGGACAAAGGTTTGTGAAAGAAGTGTATGAGGCACTAAGAACAAGTCCTCAATGGAATGAAATATTGTTCGTGATTACATATGATGAACATGGAGGCTTCTATGATCATGTGCCAACACCTGTGGATGGAGTTCCAAACCCAGATGACATTGCAGGTCCTGCACCATTCAAGTTTCAGTTTGATAGACTGGGTGTTAGGGTTCCTACCATCATTATTTCTCCATGGATTCAAGCAGGAAAAG TGTTGCATGAACCTTCTGGGCCATTCCCAACATCACAGTATGAACATTCATCAATACCAGCAACTGTGAAGAAAATATTCAATCTTCCTCAGTTCTTGACAAAGCGTGATGCATGGGCTGGAACATTTGAAAATCTCTTATCTCTAACCACTCCACGTACTGATTGTCCAG TGAAAATGCCCGAGCCTGTGAAACTAAGAGAGGTTGGTGGTGATGAAAATGCAGAACTGAGTGAATTTCAGGAAGAACTGATATACATGACAGCAACTTTAAATGGGGATCATAATAAGAGTACATACCCCAAACTAACACAGAATTTAACTGTTTCAGAGGCAGTAAAATACTGTGAAGATGCATTTCAAACATTCTTGAATGAGTGTGAGAAAGCAAAGCAAAGCAGAATTGATGGATCTGAAATTGTTCATTGTGCAAAGCCACACACAGCTCCACAATCCAAAACTTTCTTGCACAACATCTTCTCTTGTCTATTATGTAAAGATTAA
- the LOC137812852 gene encoding small ribosomal subunit protein eS17y-like — protein sequence MGRVRTKTVKKSSRQVIERYYSRMTLDFHTNKKLLEEVAIVPSKRLRNKIAGFSTHLMKRIQKGSVRGISLKLQEEERERRMDFVPEISAINTEHIEVDKETMDMLHSLGLNEISGITQVDPVPVQQNFPFTRRY from the coding sequence atggGGCGCGTGAGGACTAAGACGGTGAAGAAATCTTCACGCCAAGTGATCGAGCGTTACTACTCGAGGATGACCTTGGATTTTCACACGAACAAGAAGCTTCTAGAAGAAGTGGCGATCGTCCCCTCGAAGAGGCTGCGGAACAAGATTGCAGGTTTCTCCACACATCTCATGAAACGGATCCAGAAGGGTTCTGTTCGCGGCATCTCGCTCAAGCTGCAGGAGGAGGAGCGTGAGCGACGCATGGACTTCGTTCCCGAAATCTCCGCCATCAACACCGAGCACATCGAGGTGGACAAGGAAACCATGGATATGCTCCACTCCCTCGGACTCAACGAAATCAGCGGCATCACCCAGGTTGACCCTGTCCCTGTCCAACAAAACTTCCCCTTCACCAGGAGGTACTGA